Proteins from one Deinococcus actinosclerus genomic window:
- the kdpA gene encoding potassium-transporting ATPase subunit KdpA, which yields MDILLTYGLALALALPLGLFMARLMEAPAPRVTAGLLRACGVDAARGMSWRAYVGALLGTNVIVGLVALATYLLQGGLPLNPDGIANLRWDTAVHTMASFITNTNQQHYSGQSGLSYLSQMLGITALQIFTPAVGFAALFAVLRGLRGDAHLGNYFLDVTRGAALLTVSSAVLALLLTWQGVPSTFAGARTATLVQPQTVEGQAVTTQTIPVGPVAPMVAIKQLGTNGGGWYGPNSTVPLENPTPLANLLETVSIILFPLALVVATGRFLRRPRFGLVLMGVMSVLSAALTLGAVLAERMPNAALAGLSALGPNMEGKEVRLGADATALWAALTTQTSNGSVNGMLDSFTPLGGLVPQLGMFLNDVYGGIGVGPINMLVFVILTVFVAGLMVGRTPELFGRKIEAPEIKLASLILLLQPLLVLGFTALALANPAVTANSNPGFHGLSQVLYEYNSAFANNGSGFEGLGDNTPWWNLSCALVLLLARFLPIVGPLAIAGLLAAKRAAPEGSGTLRVDTPVFAGMLLSVMLLLQLLNFAPALVLGPVAEQMTLNTVKDVTK from the coding sequence ATGGATATCCTGCTCACCTACGGGCTGGCGCTGGCGCTGGCCCTTCCCCTGGGGCTGTTCATGGCCCGGCTGATGGAGGCCCCGGCGCCCCGGGTCACGGCGGGTCTGCTGCGCGCGTGCGGCGTGGACGCCGCGCGGGGCATGTCGTGGCGCGCGTACGTGGGGGCGCTGCTGGGCACGAACGTGATCGTGGGGCTGGTGGCGCTGGCCACGTACCTTTTGCAGGGTGGCCTGCCGCTGAACCCGGACGGCATCGCGAACCTGCGCTGGGACACGGCGGTGCACACGATGGCGTCGTTCATCACGAACACGAACCAGCAGCACTACAGCGGGCAGAGTGGCCTGTCGTACCTGTCGCAGATGCTGGGCATCACGGCGCTGCAGATCTTCACCCCGGCGGTGGGATTCGCAGCGCTGTTCGCGGTGCTGCGCGGGCTGCGCGGGGACGCGCACCTGGGGAACTACTTCCTGGACGTGACGCGCGGCGCGGCGCTGCTGACGGTCTCTTCGGCGGTGCTGGCACTGCTGCTGACGTGGCAGGGCGTGCCGAGCACCTTCGCGGGCGCGCGCACGGCGACGCTGGTGCAGCCTCAGACCGTGGAGGGGCAGGCGGTGACCACGCAGACCATCCCGGTGGGGCCGGTCGCGCCGATGGTGGCGATCAAGCAGCTGGGCACGAACGGGGGCGGCTGGTACGGGCCGAACTCGACGGTGCCGCTGGAGAACCCCACGCCGCTGGCGAACCTGCTGGAGACGGTCAGCATCATCCTGTTCCCGCTGGCGCTGGTCGTGGCGACCGGCCGGTTCCTGCGCCGCCCGCGCTTCGGACTGGTGCTGATGGGCGTCATGAGCGTGCTGTCCGCCGCACTGACGCTGGGCGCGGTGCTCGCCGAGCGGATGCCGAACGCCGCCCTGGCCGGCCTGTCCGCACTGGGCCCGAACATGGAGGGCAAGGAGGTCCGCCTGGGCGCGGACGCGACGGCGCTGTGGGCCGCGCTGACCACGCAGACGAGTAACGGGAGCGTGAACGGCATGCTGGATTCGTTCACGCCGCTGGGCGGGCTGGTGCCGCAGCTGGGCATGTTCCTGAACGACGTGTACGGCGGGATCGGCGTGGGGCCGATCAACATGCTGGTGTTCGTGATCCTGACGGTGTTCGTGGCGGGCCTGATGGTGGGCCGCACGCCGGAACTGTTCGGCCGGAAGATCGAGGCCCCCGAGATCAAACTGGCGTCGCTGATCCTGCTGCTGCAGCCGCTGCTGGTGCTGGGCTTCACGGCGCTGGCCCTGGCGAACCCGGCGGTCACGGCGAACTCGAACCCCGGCTTCCACGGGCTGTCGCAGGTGCTGTACGAGTACAACTCGGCGTTCGCGAACAACGGCAGCGGCTTTGAGGGTCTGGGCGACAACACGCCCTGGTGGAACCTCAGCTGCGCGCTGGTGCTGCTGCTGGCCCGCTTCCTGCCGATCGTGGGGCCGCTGGCGATCGCGGGCCTGCTGGCCGCCAAGCGCGCCGCACCTGAAGGCAGCGGGACGCTGCGGGTGGACACGCCGGTGTTCGCCGGGATGCTCCTGAGCGTGATGCTGCTGCTGCAACTCCTGAACTTCGCCCCGGCGCTGGTGCTGGGCCCGGTGGCGGAACAGATGACCCTGAATACCGTGAAGGACGTGACGAAATGA